A single genomic interval of Marmota flaviventris isolate mMarFla1 chromosome 14, mMarFla1.hap1, whole genome shotgun sequence harbors:
- the Cyria gene encoding CYFIP-related Rac1 interactor A — translation MGNLLKVLTREIENYPHFFLDFENAQPTEGEREIWNQISAVLQDSESILADLQAYKGAGPEIRDAIQNPNDIQLQEKAWNAVCPLVVRLKRFYEFSIRLEKALQSLLESLTCPPYTPTQHLEREQALAKEFAEILHFTLRFDELKMRNPAIQNDFSYYRRTISRNRINNMHLDIENEVNNEMANRMSLFYAEATPMLKTLSNATMHFVSENKTLPIENTTDCLSTMTSVCKVMLETPEYRSRFTSEETLMFCMRVMVGVIILYDHVHPVGAFCKTSKIDMKGCIKVLKEQAPDSVEGLLNALRFTTKHLNDESTSKQIRAMLQ, via the exons ATGGGAAACCTGCTCAAAGTCCTTACCAGGGAAATTGAAAACTATCCTCATTTTTTCCTGGATTTTGAAA ATGCCCAGCCCacggaaggagagagggaaatatGGAACCAGATCAGCGCTGTCCTCCAGGATTCCGAGAGCATCCTCGCAGACCTGCAGGCTTACAAAGGCGCAGGGCCGGAGATCCGAGAC GCAATTCAAAACCCCAACGACATTCAGCTTCAAGAAAAAGCTTGGAACGCAGTGTGTCCTCTGGTTGTGAGGCTAAAGAGATTTTATGAGTTTTCTATACGCCTAG AAAAAGCTCTTCAGAGTTTATTGGAATCCCTGACTTGTCCGCCCTACACACCAACCCAGCACCTGGAACGGGAACAGGCCCTGGCAAAGGAGTTTgcagaaattttacattttacccTTCGATTTGATGAGCTGAAG ATGAGAAACCCAGCCATTCAGAATGACTTTAGCTACTACAGAAGGACAATAAGTCGCAACCGCATCAACAACATGCAT CTAGACATTGAGAATGAAGTTAATAATGAGATGGCCAATCGAATGTCCCTCTTCTATGCAGAAGCTACTCCAATGCTGAAAACCCTTAGCAATGCCACAATGCACTTTGTCTCCGAA AACAAAACCCTGCCAATAGAGAACACCACAGACTGCCTCAGCACTATGACAAGTGTTTGTAAAGTCATGCTGGAAACTCC GGAGTACAGGAGTAGGTTTACGAGCGAAGAAACACTGATGTTCTGCATGAGGGTGATGGTGGGGGTCATCATCCTCTATGACCATGTGCACCCCGTGGGAGCCTTCTGCAAGACATCCAAGATTGAT ATGAAAGGCTGCATAAAGGTGTTGAAGGAACAGGCCCCAGACAGTGTGGAGGGGCTGCTGAACGCCCTCAG GTTCACTACAAAGCACTTGAATGATGAGTCGACTTCCAAACAGATTCGAGCAATGCTTCAGTAG